GCGACGGCGTCGTCCCGTGGTGACCGCCGAGGACCGCGCGGAGATCACCGAGCTGATCCGCGCCCGCGCCCGCGCGGTCGACGGCGGCGATCGCGCGGCCTTCACCGGACTGCTGGGAGGAGCCACGGTGGTCGTCGCGGGCCGCGAGACCACCGGCCCCGCTCTCGGCGACCTCATCGCCGAGGGCACGCAGCCCACCCGGCACCTGGTGACCGACGTCCGCTCAGCCCGGCCGGAACCGGTGCGCACGCCGAGAGCTGCTTCACGCTCGTCGGGTCGCTCCGGCTGGTCGCCTCCGGTCGTCATCGCGATCAGCCGGCCCGGCGCGACGGCCGGTGGACGTTCACCCGGCACGAGGTGCTGGTGGACCGGAGCCTTGCCTAGATGCCGGCCAGGACGCGGGGGTCACCCTCGGTCCAGGCGTTGTCGACCGTGACGCGCTGGATGACCCACACCTCGCCACGGCGGACCAGGTCGACGTCGTAGCGGTTGGTCATGAGGACGTGGCGGGAGTGGTCTTCGCGGGGAAGGTGCTGGCAGGCCATGATGCCTTCGAGGTGTGCCTGGTCGCCGTCGAGGCTCACCCGGGGGTTGCTCAGGGAGTGCGTGGTGTCCAGGTGGCTCAACGACGCCGACAGGGCCGCGGCGATCGTCTCCCGGCCTTCCACCGGCGGGTACTCCTGGCCGGCTTTCTTCGTGGCCGGACCGAAATCGGCCACCGCGTCCTCGGCGAACGCCGAGGCGAGCAGGTCCTGGTCCCGCAGGTCGAGGCCTGCGGCGTAGCGGTAGAGGGTCTCGACGACGGCGAGCTTGTCCGCGGTGGCCGTGGGGTGCGACATGGGCGTCCTCAAGTGGTGGGATGGGGCTCTTCCGACCGTAGACCTCTAATCGACACCTGTCGAATAGTGGTACTGTCCGAAGCATGCCCGAAGTGGATCCGCGGTTCACCCGCTCGCGTCGCGCGATCGCGGACGCACTGGCCGGACTCATGGAGCGGACGCAGTCCTGCCCGTCGGTCTCGGCCCTCGCCGAAGCCGCGGGCATCCACCGGGCCACCTTCTACAACCACTTCGACTCGGTCGAAGAGGCCGCGGTGTACGTGATCGCGGAC
This genomic window from Amycolatopsis mongoliensis contains:
- a CDS encoding nuclear transport factor 2 family protein, which encodes MSHPTATADKLAVVETLYRYAAGLDLRDQDLLASAFAEDAVADFGPATKKAGQEYPPVEGRETIAAALSASLSHLDTTHSLSNPRVSLDGDQAHLEGIMACQHLPREDHSRHVLMTNRYDVDLVRRGEVWVIQRVTVDNAWTEGDPRVLAGI